The Trichosurus vulpecula isolate mTriVul1 chromosome 4, mTriVul1.pri, whole genome shotgun sequence genome contains a region encoding:
- the ATP8B2 gene encoding phospholipid-transporting ATPase ID isoform X2: protein MGEVICEPPNNKLDKFSGTLYWKENKFPLSNQNMLLRGCVLRNTEWCFGLVIFAGPDTKLMQNSGRTKFKRTSIDRLMNTLVLWIFGFLVCMGVILAIGNAIWEYEVGARFQVYLPWDEAVDSAFFSGFLSFWSYIIILNTVVPISLYVSVEVIRLGHSYFINWDKKMYCVKKRTPAEARTTTLNEELGQVEYIFSDKTGTLTQNIMIFNKCSIYGRSYGDVFDVLGHKAELGERPEPIDFSFNPLADKKFLFWDPSLLEAVKVGDPHTHEFFRLLSLCHTVMSEEKNEGELYYKAQSPDEGALVTAARNFGFVFRSRTPKTITVHEMGKAITYQLLAILDFNNIRKRMSVIVRNPEGKIRLYCKGADTILLERLHPSNQELLNTTTDHLNEYAGDGLRTLVLAYKDLEEEYYEGWAERRLRASLAQDSREDRLASVYEEVENDMMLLGATAIEDKLQQGVPETIALLTLANIKIWVLTGDKQETAVNIGYSCKMLTDDMTEVFIVTGHTVLEVREELRKAREKMMESSRTVGNGFSYQEKLSSSKLTSVLEAIAGEYALVINGHSLAHALEADMELEFLETACACKAVICCRVTPLQKAQVVELVKKYKKAVTLAIGDGANDVSMIKTAHIGVGISGQEGIQAVLASDYSFSQFKFLQRLLLVHGRWSYLRMCKFLCYFFYKNFAFTMVHFWFGFFCGFSAQTVYDQYFITLYNIVYTSLPVLAMGVFDQDVPEQRSMEYPKLYEPGQLNLLFNKREFFICIAQGIYTSVLMFFIPYGVFAEATRDDGTQLADYQSFAVTVATSLVIVVSVQIGLDTGYWTAINHFFIWGSLAVYFAILFAMHSKGLFEMFPNQFRFVGNAQNTLAQPTVWFTIVLTTVVCIMPVVAFRFLKLDLKPELSDTVRYTQLVRKKQKAQHRCMRRVGRTGSRRSGYAFSHQEGFGELIMSGKNMRLSSLALSSFTTRSSSSWIETLRRKKSDSASSPSGGAEKPLKG from the exons ATGG GTGAAGTTATCTGTGAACCCCCCAACAACAAGTTGGATAAGTTCAGTGGCACCCTTTACTGGAAGGAGAACAAGTTTCCCTTGAGCAACCAGAATATGCTACTTCGGGGTTGTGTGCTCCGCAACACTGAGTGGTGCTTTGGGCTGGTCATCTTTGCAG GTCCTGACACGAAGTTGATGCAAAACAGTGGTAGGACAAAATTCAAGAGGACGAGCATTGACCGGCTGATGAATACGCTGGTGCTCTGG ATCTTTGGCTTCTTGGTCTGCATGGGGGTGATCCTGGCTATCGGTAATGCCATCTGGGAGTATGAGGTCGGAGCACGCTTCCAGGTCTACCTGCCATGGGATGAGGCAGTGGACAGTGCCTTTTTCTCCGGCTTTCTCTCCTTCTGGTCCTACATAATCATCCTCAACACTGTGGTGCCCATTTCACTCTATGTCAG TGTGGAAGTGATTCGCCTTGGCCACAGCTACTTCATCAACTGGGACAAGAAGATGTACTGTGTGAAGAAGCGGACACCTGCAGAGGCACGCACCACGACACTGAATGAGGAGCTGGGTCAAGTGGAGTACATCTTCTCTGACAAGACAGGCACCCTCACACAGAATATCATGATCTTCAATAAATGTTCCATCTATGGGCGAAGCTATG GTGATGTCTTCGATGTCCTGGGACATAAGGCTGAATTGGGAGAG AGGCCTGAGCCCATTGACTTCTCTTTCAACCCCTTGGCTGACAAGAAATTCTTGTTCTGGGACCCGAGCCTGCTGGAAGCAGTGAAGGTGGGGGACCCCCACACTCACGAGTTCTTTCGGCTCCTTTCACTGTGTCACACAGTCATgtctgaagaaaagaatgaag GGGAGCTATACTACAAAGCTCAGTCCCCGGATGAGGGGGCACTGGTCACTGCAGCCAGGAACTTTGGCTTCGTGTTCCGTTCACGTACTCCCAAGACAATCACCGTTCACGAGATGGGCAAAGCCATTACCTACCAGCTCCTCGCCATTCTGGACTTCAACAATATTCGCAAACGCATGTCAGTCATAG TACGGAATCCAGAGGGCAAGATCCGACTATACTGCAAAGGAGCTGATACTATCCTGTTGGAGAGACTCCACCCATCCAACCAAGAACTGCTCAATACCACCACTGATCATCTGAAC GAATATGCAGGGGATGGGCTACGGACTTTGGTCCTGGCCTACAAGGATCTGGAAGAAGAATACTACGAGGGATGGGCAGAAAGACGACTCAGAGCCAGCTTGGCCCAGGACAGCAGGGAGGACAGACTGGCTAGTGTCTATGAGGAAGTTGAAAATGACATGATG CTGCTGGGTGCAACAGCCATTGAGGACAAGTTACAACAGGGGGTCCCAGAGACAATTGCTCTTCTGACTCTGGCCAATATTAAGATTTGGGTGCTAACTGGAGATAAGCAAG AGACTGCAGTAAATATTGGCTACTCCTGCAAGATGCTGACGGATGACATGACAGAAGTGTTTATTGTCACTGGGCACACTGTTCTGGAGGTGCGGGAGGAACTCAG GAAAGCCCGGGAGAAGATGATGGAGTCATCTCGCACAGTAGGCAATGGCTTCTCTTACCAGGAGAAGCTTTCCTCTTCTAAGCTCACCTCTGTCCTGGAGGCTATCGCTGGAGAGTATGCTCTGGTCATCAATGGTCATAGCCTG GCCCATGCCCTGGAAGCAGACATGGAGCTGGAGTTCCTGGAGACAGCCTGTGCTTGCAAAGCAGTTATTTGCTGCCGGGTGACCCCCTTGCAGAAGGCCCAGGTGGTGGAGCTGGTGAAGAAGTACAAGAAGGCTGTGACCCTTGCCATTGGGGATGGTGCCAATGATGTCAGCATGATCAAGA CTGCCCACATTGGAGTGGGGATCAGTGGACAGGAAGGGATACAGGCAGTGTTGGCCTCAGATTACTCCTTCTCTCAGTTCAAGTTCCTACAGCGACTTCTGCTGGTGCATGGGCGTTGGTCCTACCTGCGCATGTGCAAGTTCCTTTGTTATTTCTTCTATAAGAATTTTGCTTTCACCATGGTCCACTTCTGGTTTGGCTTCTTCTGCGGCTTCTCAGCCCAG ACCGTCTATGATCAATATTTCATCACGCTCTATAACATTGTATACACCTCACTCCCAGTCCTGGCCATGGGGGTCTTTGATCAG GATGTACCTGAACAGCGGAGCATGGAGTACCCCAAACTCTATGAACCAGGCCAGCTCAACCTTCTTTTTAACAAGCGGGAATTCTTCATCTGCATAGCCCAAGGCATCTACACTTCAGTGCTCATGTTCTTCATCCCCTATGGGGTGTTTGCTGAGGCCACTCGGGATGATGGCACCCAGTTGGCTGATTACCAGTCTTTTGCTGTCACTGTGGCCACCTCGTTGGTCATTGTAGTCAGTGTGCAG aTTGGGCTGGATACAGGTTACTGGACAGCCATCAACCACTTCTTCATCTGGGGAAGCTTGGCTGTTTACTTTGCCATCCTCTTTGCCATGCACAGCAAAGGGCTTTTTGAGATGTTTCCCAACCAGTTCCGATTTGTGG GGAATGCCCAGAACACATTGGCCCAGCCCACAGTCTGGTTCACAATTGTGCTCACCACAGTGGTCTGCATCATGCCTGTGGTAGCCTTCCGTTTCCTAAAGTTGGACCTGAAGCCCGAGCTTTCAGACACG GTCCGTTACACGCAACTggtgaggaagaaacagaaggccCAGCACCGATGCATGCGGCGGGTGGGCCGCACAGGCTCTCGGCGCTCTGGCTATGCCTTCTCCCACCAAGAGGGCTTTGGGGAGCTCATCATGTCTGGAAAAAATATGCGGCTCAGTTCTCTTGCCCTCTCAAGCTTCACCACGCGCTCCAGTTCCAGCTGGATTGAGACTCTGCGCAGGAAGAAGAGTGACAGCGCCAGCAGCCCTAGTGGTGGGGCTGAGAAGCCCCTCAAAGGGTGA